The window CCCCCTAGCCGCGGGCCGCCGCATTCTACCCGATTCTTCCCGGCCGGGCCGCGGATAGTCCGGCTTTCCCTTCAATCGCACGCGCGGATGCGTATAATGGGGCAGCGTGGCGACGGGCGATGCGGGCCCCGTTTGCCGGAACCCGGCCAGGAAGGGAAGGATGCAGGACTCGCGTCCCATTTCGCTTCGCGTCTCGGTCATTGACCGCTGCGACGAGCGGTGCCTCTATTGCCGGCCGCCCGAGGGCGTCGCCCTCGTCTCCCACGAGGAGGTCCTGCGCCTGGAGGAGATCCTGCGTTTCGTCCGTTTCGTGCGGGACCGCTTCGGCCTTTCGAAGGTTCGCCTGACGGGGGGCGAACCGCTCCTTCGCCGCGGCCTCGCGGACCTCGTGCGCGGACTGGCCGAGATGGGCCTGGCGGACCTGGCGATGACGACGAACGGCCAGCGCCTGGCCGAGATGGCCCAACCCCTCCGCCGCGCGGGCCTGCGGCGCGTCAACGTCAGCCTCGACTCGCTTGACCCCGAGAAGTATTGCCGACTCACGCGCGGGGGGGACCTCGCCCGGACGCTCCGCGGCATCGCGGCCGCACGCGACGCCGGCCTGGCCCCCATCAAACTGAACACGGTCGTTTTGCGGGGGATCAACGACGAGGAGGTGGTGCCCCTGGCGCGCTTCGGCCTCGAGCAGGGCTGCGAGGTCCGGTTCCTCGAACTCATGCCGATTGGCGAGGCGGCCCCGAACCACGCGCGGTGGTTCGTTTCCTCCGCCGAGGTCCGCCGCCGCGTCGCCGAGGCGATGCACCTTGAGCCGCTCGCCGACGAGCCCGGCTCTTCGAGCGGGACGTTCCTCGCCCGCGACTCGGGTGGCCGCACCGGACGCGTCGGTTTCGTCTCGCCGTGCTCCGAGCCGTTCTGCGGCGAGTGCCGGCGCCTTCGCCTGACGACCACCGGCCGGCTGCTCGGTTGTCTGGGTCAGCGGCGGGGGGTGGACGTGCGGGCGGCTTTGCGCGCGCCCGGCGAGCCGGACGAAGCGAACC is drawn from Planctomycetota bacterium and contains these coding sequences:
- the moaA gene encoding GTP 3',8-cyclase MoaA, with protein sequence MQDSRPISLRVSVIDRCDERCLYCRPPEGVALVSHEEVLRLEEILRFVRFVRDRFGLSKVRLTGGEPLLRRGLADLVRGLAEMGLADLAMTTNGQRLAEMAQPLRRAGLRRVNVSLDSLDPEKYCRLTRGGDLARTLRGIAAARDAGLAPIKLNTVVLRGINDEEVVPLARFGLEQGCEVRFLELMPIGEAAPNHARWFVSSAEVRRRVAEAMHLEPLADEPGSSSGTFLARDSGGRTGRVGFVSPCSEPFCGECRRLRLTTTGRLLGCLGQRRGVDVRAALRAPGEPDEANLARAVEQALRAKSDARRFARQDLMVRIGG